The Siniperca chuatsi isolate FFG_IHB_CAS linkage group LG9, ASM2008510v1, whole genome shotgun sequence genome includes a region encoding these proteins:
- the trhra gene encoding thyrotropin-releasing hormone receptor: protein MENLTMDNMTVENDTSVQDNQTLGVWTDYTVEYKVISVFLVSLICGVGIVGNVMVILVVLTTKHMRTPTNCYLVSLAAADLMVLTAAGLPNITDALYGQWVFGYAGCLGITYFQYLGINASSCSITAFTVERYIAICHPIKAQFLCTLSRAKKIIMLVWALTSVYCVMWLFLSDTTKLVYDNVVLLSCAYKVSRSHYLPIYFTDFAVFYVLPLMLAMVLYGLIARILFLNPLPSDPKDSTKKWKKQASQGGRMISTSSSSTTTAASRRQVTKMLAVVVILFALLWMPYRTLVVVNSFLDKAYLDTWFLLFCRLCIYLNSAINPVIYNAMSQKFRAAFKKLCHCGPQRMEKPASYSVALTYSVIKETSNGESPDHFTTEMDELNTPTDQYLPSNILPSAKKMPFEGPSLLGSDVKA, encoded by the exons ATGGAAAACCTCACCATGGATAACATGACTGTGGAGAATGACACGTCGGTGCAGGACAATCAGACCCTGGGTGTTTGGACTGACTACACAGTTGAATACAAAGTGATCAGCGTGTTTTTGGTGTCCCTCATATGCGGGGTGGGGATCGTGGGGAATGTGATGGTCATACTGGTGGTCCTGACCACCAAACACATGCGGACTCCCACTAACTGTTACCTGGTGAGTCTGGCCGCGGCTGACCTGATGGTCCTGACGGCCGCCGGGCTGCCCAACATCACCGACGCCCTGTACGGACAATGGGTGTTCGGGTATGCGGGCTGCTTGGGGATCACTTATTTCCAGTACCTGGGAATAAACGCGTCCTCCTGCTCCATCACCGCCTTCACCGTGGAGCGCTACATCGCCATCTGCCACCCCATCAAAGCGCAATTCCTGTGCACTTTATCCAGGGCAAAGAAAATCATCATGCTGGTCTGGGCGCTCACCTCTGTCTACTGCGTCATGTGGCTCTTTCTGTCAGACACTACAAAGTTGGTGTATGACAACGTGGTGCTGCTCAGCTGCGCCTACAAAGTGTCCAGGAGTCACTACCTGCCCATTTACTTTACAGATTTCGCGGTGTTTTACGTGCTGCCTCTGATGCTGGCCATGGTTCTGTACGGACTGATCGCCCGGATTCTTTTCCTAAACCCGCTGCCTTCAGATCCCAAGGACAGCACCAAGAAGTGGAAGAAGCAGGCGAGTCAGGGAGGGAGGATGATCAGCACCAgctcctccagcaccaccacgGCTGCCTCCCGCAGACAG GTGACAAAGATGCTGGCTGTGGTGGTGATCCTCTTCGCCTTACTTTGGATGCCCTACCGGACCTTAGTAGTGGTCAACTCCTTCCTGGACAAGGCCTACCTGGACACCTGGTTCCTGCTCTTCTGTCGTCTCTGCATCTACCTAAACAGCGCCATCAACCCGGTCATCTACAACGCCATGTCCCAGAAGTTCCGCGCTGCTTTTAAGAAGTTGTGTCACTGCGGCCCTCAGCGTATGGAGAAACCAGCTTCTTACAGTGTGGCACTAACCTACAGTGTGATCAAGGAGACGTCCAATGGGGAAAGTCCCGACCACTTCACTACAGAAATGGACGAGCTAAACACGCCGACAGATCAGTACTTACCATCCAACATCCTGCCAAGTGCCAAGAAGATGCCGTTCGAGGGGCCATCCCTGTTGGGGAGTGATGTCAAAGCctga